The following coding sequences are from one Salvia hispanica cultivar TCC Black 2014 chromosome 3, UniMelb_Shisp_WGS_1.0, whole genome shotgun sequence window:
- the LOC125210907 gene encoding stamen-specific protein FIL1-like, with protein sequence MKCVFMCVVLVIVVIMGGSTWAQDTCSSSLSSLNVCTPFVVPGSTGNPSSDCCGALQSVSRDCLCSTLRIASRIPAQCNLPPFSCSN encoded by the exons ATGAAGTGTGTGTTTATGTGTGTGGTATTGGTGATTGTAGTGATAATGGGAGGAAGCACCTGGGCACAGGACACGTGCTCGTCATCGCTGTCGAGTCTGAACGTGTGTACACCGTTCGTGGTGCCTGGCTCGACCGGGAACCCTAGCTCCGACTGTTGTGGCGCTCTTCAGAGCGTCAGTCGCGACTGCTTGTGCAGCACCCTCCGCATTGCCTCTCGTATCCCCGCCCAATGCAACCTCCCTCCCTTCTCTTGCT CAAACTGA